In Sulfitobacter sp. LCG007, the sequence GGCTCGGGCCAGGGGAATCCATGCGCCGACTTCAGCGCCTTCGACAGTTGGGCGGTCTTGCCGCGAAAGGGAGATACGGCAGTGATCGCGCCGATGCCGGGCTCGCGCAGCATCATCTCGCCAATGCCGAGGGGAAGTGCTTCCCAGCAAGGGGTTACGGCATCAAGTTCAACCACGCAGACGTCCTCCTTCGGGATCGACGAAGACCGGGGGGCAGATCTCGACCCTGATGTCGATACCGCGCAGGTGATCGACCATCCTCAGGATCTCGCCAAAGCGCTCGGGTCCACGCGTCACGAAGCCGAGGCCGATCGAATGACCGAGCGTCGCGGAATGGGCCACCGAGGTGACATAGCCCTGCCCGGTCGCCGCCGTCGCCGCGGCCTCGGGCACGAAGAGATGCGCCCCGGCGGCAAGGCTGTCGCCCGACCTGACCGGGCGCAGTCCGACCAGCCGCTCGCGGCGGGGATCGGTCAGGCCCTCGCGGGCGGCCATCGTCTTGCCGATGCAATCCTTCGTGGCGCTCACCATTCGCGCCATGCCGATGTCGTGCGCGGTGGTCCTGCCGTGAATCTCGGCATGGGTGATGTGGCCCTTCTCGATGCGCAGCACGTTCAGCGCCTCCATCCCGTAGGCCCCGCCCCCCATCGCCTCGGCCCTCTCGACCAGCAGGCGGAAAACGCTCGCGCCATAGCGCGACGGAACAGCCAGCTCATAGGCATGCTCGCCGGAAAACGAGATGCGGAAGAGGCGTGCGCCGATACCGCCGACCGAGACCGGACCGCAGGCCATGAAGGGCCAGCCCTCGCCGTCGATCGGCGCATCCAGCAGATCGTTCAACAGCGCGCGTGAGCGGGGCCCGGCCACGGCGAACTGTGCCCATTGCTCGGTCGCCGAGGTGAACCGCACATCGAGATCGGGCCGCAGACACTGGCTGACGAATTCCAGATGGCGCATCACCTGCCCGGCCGCCGCGGTGGTGGTCGTCATCAGATAGTGGTTCTCGCCCAGCCGCGCGCAGGTGCCGTCATCCATCACGAAGCCGTCCTCGCGCAGCATAAGCCCATAGCGCACGCGTCCCTGCGGAAGCGTCGAGAAGGTGTTGGTGTAGACGAAATCGAGGAACGCGCCGACATCCGGGCCCTGCAGGTCGATCTTGCCAAGCGTCGAGACGTCGCAAACGCCGACCGCGTTGCGCACAAAGCGCACCTCGCGGTCGCAGGACTGGCGCCAGTCATCCTCTCCTGCCGTCGGAAAGTAGGACGGGCGGTACCAGAGCCCCGCCTCGATCATCGGCGCGCCCTTCCGTAGCGCGAACTTGTGCGACGTGGTGTAGCGTTCGGGCGCGAACCCCTTGCCGCGCCCCCCCGCTCCCATCGCGGCGATGCTCACCGGAACATAGGGCGGACGGAAGGTTGTCGTCCCGGTCTCGGGGATGCCGCGTCCGGTGGCATCCGCCAGTACGGCCAGCGCCGCGACATTCGAGCTCTTGCCCTGATCGGTGGCCATGCCTTGCGTCGTGTAGCGCTTCATATGCTCAACCGAGACGAAGTTTTCGGCGGCGGCCTGCTTCACGTCCTTCACCGTTACGTCGTTCTGGAAATCGAGCCAGGCGCGACCCTTTCCCGGCACCGCCCAGAGCGGCGAAATGCGGTAGGGATCGTCCTCGGCCTCGGGCAGCGGGACGCGCCGGGTCTTCAGCCCGAGATCCTTCAGTGCCGCCTTTGCGGCCTTCGCGCCGGCGGCAAGGCAGCCGGCGGTCGAGAAGACGCCCGCACAGGCTCCGGCCGCTTCCAATCCGGGCACCGTTCCCGGCGTCGGCAGGAAACTCGCGGTTCCGTCATCCCAGGACGGACGACCGCCGGTATGGCAGGTCAGGTGCAGCGTCGGGTTCCAGCCTCCCGAGACGGCTAAACAATCGGCCTCGACCCGGAACTCTCCGCTGGCGCCGCGCACGGTGATCGCCTCCAGCCCCAACCTTCCGCTGCTGCCCGAAACGACGGCGCCCGTGTGCACCGGCGCACCGGCGAAGGGCACCAGCACATCGGACCGGCTGTCGATCACCGCCGTGACCTCGACCCCCGCCTCCAGCAGGTCCGCCGCGGTGCGGTGCGCGTCGTCGTTGTTGCCGAAGACCGCAACCCGCTGGCCCGCGACGACGCCATAGCGGTTGAGGTAGGTACGCACGGCACTCGCCGTCATGATGCCGGGCCTGTCGTTGTCGCGGAAGGCCACCGGGCGCTCGACCGCGCCGGCAGCGAGAATTGCGCGCTTGGCAACGATGCGCCAGAAGCACTCGCGCACGCGCGCCCCCGGCGGCACCCGCTCCAGCGCCCCATATGTGCCTTGGTCATAGGCCCCGGTGATGGTCGTGCGCGGCATCAGACGGACATTGTCCATCCCGGCAAGCTCCGCCACGGTTTCCGCCGCCCAGCCGCTTGCGGGGATCCCGTCGA encodes:
- a CDS encoding sarcosine oxidase subunit alpha family protein is translated as MRVDGKGLIDRSTPLRFSFDGVEQAGFAGDTIASALLASDQRLMARSFKYHRPRGPLTACSAEPNALVTVGRGIEAEPNLRATVQEISAGLEVFSQNAWPSLRFDAMAVNDLAWPFLGAGFYYKTFMWPRGFWERLYEPLIRRAAGLGALSKTAGPDRSEKAWAFCDLLVIGAGPTGLMAALVAAKAGADVILADEDSLMGGRLNGESFAVDGIPASGWAAETVAELAGMDNVRLMPRTTITGAYDQGTYGALERVPPGARVRECFWRIVAKRAILAAGAVERPVAFRDNDRPGIMTASAVRTYLNRYGVVAGQRVAVFGNNDDAHRTAADLLEAGVEVTAVIDSRSDVLVPFAGAPVHTGAVVSGSSGRLGLEAITVRGASGEFRVEADCLAVSGGWNPTLHLTCHTGGRPSWDDGTASFLPTPGTVPGLEAAGACAGVFSTAGCLAAGAKAAKAALKDLGLKTRRVPLPEAEDDPYRISPLWAVPGKGRAWLDFQNDVTVKDVKQAAAENFVSVEHMKRYTTQGMATDQGKSSNVAALAVLADATGRGIPETGTTTFRPPYVPVSIAAMGAGGRGKGFAPERYTTSHKFALRKGAPMIEAGLWYRPSYFPTAGEDDWRQSCDREVRFVRNAVGVCDVSTLGKIDLQGPDVGAFLDFVYTNTFSTLPQGRVRYGLMLREDGFVMDDGTCARLGENHYLMTTTTAAAGQVMRHLEFVSQCLRPDLDVRFTSATEQWAQFAVAGPRSRALLNDLLDAPIDGEGWPFMACGPVSVGGIGARLFRISFSGEHAYELAVPSRYGASVFRLLVERAEAMGGGAYGMEALNVLRIEKGHITHAEIHGRTTAHDIGMARMVSATKDCIGKTMAAREGLTDPRRERLVGLRPVRSGDSLAAGAHLFVPEAAATAATGQGYVTSVAHSATLGHSIGLGFVTRGPERFGEILRMVDHLRGIDIRVEICPPVFVDPEGGRLRG